A genome region from Bacillota bacterium includes the following:
- a CDS encoding EamA family transporter → MGKKKSQSTGYAMAALAASLWGSLGILGTILGRYGLSPLQVATLRAGAAFVILGAVLVLAGRPLLRVTRGEMAFYAAYGLVSVAAFYVVYLVAIVRTGVGTAAMLLYTAPVYVVILAALLWGESLTRIKWTSLVLALAGCALVVGAPAPGRAAPLVLEPLGVLAGLAAGLTYALFTVFGRFSLARRSAWTTLFYALGWGSAFLLAACWHAGGLPPLPGRAWAWVLVLAAGPTLLAYFLYLQALLRVEASRASIICTVEPLVACLLALFILGETMGALQLTGGLLLLTGVTLAPLTPSRRGS, encoded by the coding sequence ATGGGAAAGAAGAAGAGCCAGAGCACGGGATACGCGATGGCGGCCCTGGCCGCCTCCCTGTGGGGGAGCCTGGGCATCCTGGGCACCATCCTGGGCAGGTACGGCCTTTCCCCCCTGCAGGTGGCCACCCTGCGAGCGGGAGCCGCCTTTGTGATCCTGGGGGCGGTGCTGGTCCTGGCCGGACGCCCGCTCCTGCGGGTGACCAGGGGCGAGATGGCTTTCTACGCGGCATACGGCCTGGTGAGTGTCGCCGCCTTCTATGTGGTGTACCTGGTGGCCATCGTGCGCACCGGGGTGGGGACGGCGGCCATGTTGCTATATACCGCCCCCGTGTACGTGGTGATCCTGGCCGCCCTCCTGTGGGGGGAGTCCCTCACCCGGATCAAGTGGACATCCCTGGTGCTGGCCCTGGCCGGGTGTGCTCTGGTGGTGGGCGCGCCCGCTCCGGGAAGGGCAGCGCCGCTGGTCTTGGAACCTCTGGGGGTGCTGGCCGGCCTGGCCGCCGGTCTCACCTATGCCCTGTTCACCGTATTTGGACGGTTTTCCCTGGCACGGCGGTCCGCCTGGACCACCCTCTTCTACGCCCTGGGCTGGGGGTCTGCCTTCCTGCTGGCAGCCTGCTGGCACGCTGGCGGCCTCCCCCCGCTCCCGGGACGGGCCTGGGCGTGGGTGCTGGTTCTCGCCGCCGGCCCCACCCTCCTCGCTTACTTCCTTTATCTCCAGGCCCTGCTACGTGTGGAGGCCAGCCGGGCGAGCATCATATGCACGGTGGAGCCTCTGGTGGCATGCCTGCTGGCACTCTTCATCCTCGGGGAGACCATGGGAGCGCTCCAGCTCACCGGCGGGCTGCTCCTGCTCACCGGCGTCACTCTGGCGCCCCTCACACCTTCCCGCCGTGGGTCTTGA